One Algibacter sp. L3A6 genomic region harbors:
- a CDS encoding single-stranded DNA-binding protein, producing the protein MNALRNKVQLIGRLGQDPEIVNFTDGNKMAKFSLATDDSYKDKNGNKVERAYWHNIVVRGGLVKVVENYVTKGKEIAIEGKLTNRSYDDKDGTKRYVTEIVCNELLMLGK; encoded by the coding sequence ATGAATGCACTTAGAAACAAAGTACAGTTGATTGGTAGATTAGGGCAAGACCCAGAAATTGTTAATTTTACCGATGGTAATAAAATGGCGAAGTTTTCGCTAGCTACCGACGATAGCTACAAAGACAAAAACGGCAACAAAGTAGAACGTGCTTACTGGCACAATATTGTGGTTAGAGGCGGCCTTGTAAAGGTTGTTGAAAACTATGTTACAAAAGGAAAAGAAATTGCCATAGAAGGCAAATTAACAAACCGTAGTTACGATGATAAAGATGGCACTAAACGTTACGTTACCGAAATTGTTTGTAACGAACTCCTTATGCTAGGTAAATAA
- a CDS encoding hybrid sensor histidine kinase/response regulator: protein MKQFLALIYLFSLCLYAQDDVYFPEKSKGELYEYAQFTNAGSLNIKLNDVIQSPLLHFENLESNNQSVGFTSDSYWIRFKLQNSGAESKTYYLETGRPVTDHAELYQISKAETKVFKSGDQIDFEDKQVKHRSTIFKINLPPNETQQIYIHLKSDGETINLPLNLYSEASFWKTNYFQQLFLGLFYGLLLLAGIIYLFFYSTIKEKAFLYYGIYVFSICFMQAALDGFIHEYIFTNASFLNSRIVLITALFSNFYLLKYCEYFLQVDTHLKSFKTAYYVAYGIIGFLFTLLFVNSKSLEIAYPISNLNGLYSLILILSSVFTLRYKRIKIDPYFSFGILFLVIGLLGFVMNNLSLLPNNFFTLNSSKFGSGLEVIFLSLSMTNLIKYMRIQKEKLQKEALIKSEEIGELKTYFMSNMSHELRTPINAIMGIAEIELGRQKNKKTNESFEIIKNASLSLLSNVNDIIDFEKIENDKLHLSPTVFNPTIKLQEISANWKIEAEKKGLDYKFDLDNRIPKKILADSTRFVQVINNVLANALKFTDKGNIYFKLICNEINADTCQFSIQISDTGIGIDQNSIKNVFESFSQMRLNHKREFGGIGLGLTIVYHIVKLFDGEIKITSKINQGTNVFINLNFRYISEEQPAVKNIINSHKDKPLKILIAEDNKINQMVLSRILKTKKNISFTVTNNGKEAIEMLKTETFDIILMDLQMPIMDGYEATSIIKGGSLGSVIAGIPIIAITADAIDETRAHVLKLGMCDYITKPLNQDLLFERIYTHCFPDDNILKIA from the coding sequence ATGAAACAGTTTTTAGCTTTAATCTACTTATTCAGTCTGTGCCTGTACGCCCAAGACGATGTTTACTTTCCTGAAAAGAGTAAAGGAGAATTATATGAATATGCTCAGTTTACCAACGCTGGTAGCTTAAACATAAAACTTAACGATGTTATCCAAAGCCCACTACTCCATTTTGAAAATTTAGAATCGAACAACCAAAGTGTTGGGTTTACATCTGATAGTTATTGGATTCGTTTTAAACTCCAAAATAGCGGCGCAGAATCTAAAACGTACTATTTAGAAACCGGACGTCCGGTAACCGATCACGCAGAACTTTATCAAATTTCTAAAGCTGAAACTAAAGTTTTTAAAAGTGGTGATCAAATAGATTTTGAAGATAAACAGGTAAAACATAGATCTACAATTTTCAAAATCAATTTACCTCCAAATGAAACTCAACAAATTTATATTCATCTAAAAAGTGATGGAGAAACCATAAACCTACCTTTAAATTTATACAGCGAAGCTTCTTTTTGGAAAACAAATTACTTCCAACAATTATTTTTAGGTCTTTTTTATGGACTACTCCTTTTAGCCGGTATTATTTACTTGTTTTTTTACAGCACCATAAAAGAAAAAGCCTTTTTGTATTATGGCATCTATGTATTTTCAATTTGCTTTATGCAAGCAGCATTAGATGGTTTTATACACGAGTATATTTTTACAAATGCGAGCTTTCTTAATAGCCGAATAGTACTAATAACAGCCTTATTCTCTAACTTCTACTTGCTTAAATATTGCGAATATTTTTTACAAGTAGACACGCATTTAAAATCTTTTAAAACGGCATACTACGTGGCTTATGGCATTATAGGCTTCTTGTTTACATTACTATTTGTAAACTCCAAATCTTTAGAAATCGCCTACCCAATAAGTAACTTGAATGGCTTATACAGCTTAATTTTAATACTATCTAGTGTATTTACATTACGCTATAAACGCATTAAAATAGATCCTTATTTCTCTTTTGGTATTTTGTTTTTAGTAATTGGCTTACTCGGTTTTGTAATGAATAATTTAAGCCTACTACCAAACAACTTTTTCACATTGAATAGCTCTAAATTCGGCTCTGGTTTAGAGGTGATTTTCCTATCGCTTTCCATGACAAATCTGATAAAATACATGCGCATTCAAAAAGAAAAACTACAAAAGGAGGCGTTAATAAAATCGGAAGAAATAGGTGAGCTTAAAACCTATTTTATGTCTAATATGAGCCACGAGCTTAGAACACCCATTAACGCCATTATGGGTATTGCTGAAATTGAATTAGGCCGACAAAAGAACAAGAAAACAAACGAATCTTTCGAAATTATAAAAAACGCATCGTTAAGCTTACTAAGTAATGTGAATGATATTATCGATTTTGAAAAAATTGAAAACGATAAATTACATCTAAGCCCTACCGTTTTTAACCCTACTATTAAATTACAGGAAATTAGCGCCAATTGGAAAATTGAAGCAGAAAAAAAAGGACTCGACTACAAGTTTGATTTAGATAACAGAATTCCTAAAAAAATACTAGCCGACTCTACACGTTTTGTACAAGTAATAAATAACGTATTGGCTAATGCTCTAAAATTTACCGACAAAGGGAATATTTATTTTAAGTTGATTTGCAATGAAATAAACGCGGATACCTGCCAGTTTTCTATTCAAATTTCGGACACAGGTATTGGCATAGACCAAAACTCGATAAAAAATGTATTTGAAAGTTTTAGTCAAATGCGACTAAATCATAAACGTGAATTTGGGGGTATTGGCCTAGGCTTAACCATAGTTTACCATATCGTTAAACTATTTGATGGCGAAATAAAAATTACCAGCAAAATAAATCAAGGTACAAACGTATTTATTAATTTAAATTTCCGATACATTTCCGAAGAACAACCTGCAGTAAAAAACATTATTAACTCCCATAAAGACAAGCCTTTGAAAATCTTAATAGCAGAAGACAATAAGATAAACCAAATGGTTTTATCGCGAATTTTAAAGACCAAAAAGAATATTTCATTCACAGTTACCAACAACGGAAAAGAAGCTATAGAAATGCTTAAAACCGAAACTTTTGATATTATTTTAATGGATTTGCAAATGCCAATTATGGATGGTTACGAAGCCACATCTATCATCAAAGGCGGCAGTTTAGGCTCTGTAATAGCAGGTATTCCAATTATAGCGATAACAGCAGATGCTATAGACGAAACTAGAGCGCACGTTCTAAAACTCGGTATGTGCGATTACATTACCAAACCATTGAATCAAGATTTATTATTCGAAAGAATATACACGCACTGCTTCCCAGATGATAATATTTTGAAAATTGCTTAG
- a CDS encoding CPBP family intramembrane glutamic endopeptidase, protein MNTIGTKMNTVGRIFLFMISYFMIVGLFQYIGSLVAGVEFGNLEYVETSKEQLITSCFNLLRTFLVIGLFMKFVDKERFIKLGFQTKNRLKEFVVGIAIGLIIMTSGYVLLIYFEEIFFINVKFNFLELIISILFFTIVAIVEETLFRGYILKNLMSSFNKYVALIVSSMLFSLMHGLNPNVTLFSLFDLFLAGILLGLSYIYTKNLWFPIAMHLSWNLFQTLLGFNVSGQDTYSIIEFKIIESNLINGGAFGFEGSYLSIIAEVITIIGVGAYYNRKKRAAEPELAS, encoded by the coding sequence ATGAACACTATTGGAACTAAAATGAATACGGTTGGAAGGATATTTTTATTCATGATATCGTATTTTATGATTGTTGGATTGTTCCAATATATTGGAAGTTTAGTCGCGGGTGTTGAGTTTGGAAATTTAGAGTATGTAGAAACTTCAAAAGAACAATTAATAACGAGTTGTTTTAATTTATTGAGGACTTTTTTAGTGATAGGTCTTTTTATGAAATTTGTAGATAAAGAGCGTTTTATTAAACTAGGATTTCAAACTAAAAATAGATTAAAAGAGTTTGTTGTGGGTATAGCAATTGGTTTAATAATAATGACATCAGGTTATGTTTTATTGATTTACTTCGAGGAGATATTTTTTATAAATGTTAAATTCAATTTTCTGGAGTTAATAATATCAATACTATTTTTTACCATTGTAGCTATTGTTGAAGAAACACTTTTTCGTGGTTATATTCTGAAAAACCTAATGAGTTCATTTAATAAATATGTTGCCTTAATTGTTTCATCTATGCTGTTTTCATTAATGCACGGGTTAAACCCAAACGTTACTTTGTTTTCTTTATTCGATTTATTCTTAGCAGGTATTCTTCTTGGTTTATCATATATCTATACCAAAAATTTATGGTTTCCAATTGCAATGCATTTAAGTTGGAATTTATTTCAAACACTTTTAGGTTTTAACGTTAGTGGTCAAGACACATACTCAATAATTGAATTTAAAATAATTGAAAGCAATTTAATAAACGGCGGAGCTTTCGGGTTCGAGGGTTCTTATTTATCAATTATAGCAGAGGTAATAACCATAATTGGTGTTGGGGCTTACTATAATAGAAAAAAGCGAGCTGCAGAGCCAGAATTAGCCTCGTAA